The window TCTCGCACCAGTCGCCGCCGCCCAGAGCGCTCTGCCCGACGGGCATGTAGCGGATAGCGACGTCGAGGTTCGGGTGCGGGCGGCCGGGGCCGGTCGTGTGCCGCCGGGGACCGGATACGGCCCCCTGTCCTGACCCGGACCGGCCGTTCCCCGCGCCGCGGCCAGGGCCCACCGAGTGTCGGGCAGCGCCGCAGGGTCCCCGTGGACGTCCTCGTACTCCGTCCTGGCCTCACCCTTGCCGCGCAGCACCGCCGCCGTACCGCCCACCTGCCCGGCGGCCTCCCGGGCCAGCTCGGCGCAGGTGGTGCCCTCGTCCAGCCTGGTGCCGATCCGGGCCGCCGCCTCACGCAGCGCGATCAGCCGGGACGGGGCGCCGAGGTCCTTTTCGGGTACGCCGCCCGGCGCGACGGGCTCCACCGTCGCCGGCCTAGGGAACGACCGCAGCCAACGCACCAAACAAAACGCGAGCACAGACAGCGTGCGGATGGTGATACGGCGGAGTCGGACAGGCCTGGCGCCCCGGTCAGCTCCGGCGCGTTCCGCTGTCGTAGGGGCGCGCGCCCTGCCACCTGCCTGTTTGGCGCGCGGGCGCTCGCCCCATACGGGGAATTGAGCTCCGGGCGTATGGCCGCGACACCGGCCACCCGGTGCACTAGGGCATCGCCCGGTCACGGCCGTCTCGGGCGTCGGCGCACCACTGAGGAGGCTTTTGTTGGCACTCACGGAGTGGACGAAGTCAATGGAATGGCTGGCCGCGGCGTCGGAGGACCCCGGCGCCTGCAAGCAGGAGTGGCAGAACGGCAGCACCGGGGTCACGCTCCTGGCAGCCGGACGGTTCTGGGACGTGCTGATCGTGCCGGAGGAACTCGGGTTGCGCGTCGCCGACCTCCTGGAGGAGCTGCCGCTGCTCGACTCGGGCCCGTGCCTGCTGGACACCCGACGCCGCCACGTCGGCTTCCTGCTGCCCCCGGAGCCGCAGACCGTCTGGATCGGCACCGGGGTGCGCCTCCTCGGCGCGGGCACGTGGATCGCCGCCCCCGCCCCGCACTGCCGCTGGGGCACGCTGCGCTGGCTCGTCCCGCCGGACGGTACCGGCAGGCTGACCATGCCCGAGGTCCTGGAAGTGGCCCTGCAGCGCTGCGCGAGCGAACTGTCCCGCCTCCAGGGCCACCCCGGCCGCCCCGCCCCCACCCCGCTCGCCCTGCCGGCACCGGACGAAGGGCAGGACAACGGGCCGCAGCTGGTCCGCCAGGGCGCATCAGGGTGATACGTACGGTTGTGACCGGCCCGGCCGGATCCAGATGCCCACCAAACTCCGTCAGGGCGAAGCCAATTCAGCTCGGAACCCTCGCGACTGACGTCCCGCCTCCCCCCCCCAGCCTCCCCGAGCACCTCGTCGACGGACTCGGCGCGAGCCACGGTCCCACCGTGATCGGCACTGTCCAGTCACCGCGCTCGACGCCGCCATCGCCGCCATCGCCGCCTACGTAACCCACGCCGACCGCACCGAACTCCCCTGCCGGCCCCTACTGTTCAACAACGTCACCCTGCGACTGCCCTGATCGTCAGGCGGGTACGGCGCCGACCAGGCCGCCGTCGATGACGAGGTCCTGGCCGTTGACGTAGGACGCGTCGGAGGAGGCGAGGAACGCCACAGCCGCAGCGACCTCCTCGGGGCGTCCGAAGCGGCCTGCGACGATCCGGTCGGTCACCGCCTTCGCCTCCGACGCGCTCAGAGCCGCGCAGGGGTACATCGGGGTGTCGATGTAGCCGGGGCTGATGGAGTTGACGCGGATGCCGCGCGGGGCGAGTGCGGCGGCGAGGGTCCGGGCCAGGTTGTGCACGGCGGCCTTGGTCGCCGAGTACAGGGTGAGGACGCTGTTGCCCCGGTGGAGGGTCCAGGACGCGTTGATGACGACGGAGCCGCCGTCCACGAGGAGCGGCAGTGCCTTTTGGACGGTGAAGAACACTCCCTTGAAGTTGGCTTCGACGCCGAGGTCGAAGTCCGGTCCGGTGATGTCCTCGAACGGCAGGAAGGTGCCGGTGCCCGCGTTCGCGAAGAGACTGTCCAGGCGGCCGTGACGGACGCGGACCGTCTCCATCAGCGCGTCCGCCGCGCCGAGGTCGGCAGCGTCGGCCACGACCCCCGAGGCGTGGGGTCCGAGTTGTCGGACGGCGGCGTCCACCCGTTCGCTGGTGCGGCCGGTGACGACGACGTGGGCGCCTTCGGTGATGAGGCGGTGTGCGGTCGCCAGGCCCATACCGCTGGTTCCGCCGGTGATGAGGACGGTCTTCCCGGTGAAGCGGTTCATGCCCGTGCTCCCGTCAGGGTGTGCGCGACGTGGTCGGCGAGGTGGGGCAGCCAGTCGGGCCGCGCGTTGCCGAGGAGGTGATCGCCGTGGGGGACGGAGAGGTACGTGCCGTGGGGTGCGGTACGGGCCAACGACTCGCCGTTGGTCACGCCGGGTATGACGTCCTGGCCTCCGTCGACGACCAGCAGCGGAGCCGCGATGCGCGGTGCCAGGGCGGCGAGGTCGACCTGGCGGGCGAAGTCGCGGGCGGCTTCCGCTCCTTGCGTGCGCCGGGCCATGATGTCCCGTACCGGCGGGGGCAGTTGCTCCCAGTCGAGGCGGAAGGGACCGCTGACCGTCGCGACCACGGCCACGCGCGGCTCCAGCGCCGCGGTGCGGGCCGCGAAATAGCCCCCCAGGCTGAGGCCGACGACTCCGATGCGTGCGACGCCGAGCGCGTCTATGACCCGGCCCACGACCTGCTCGTAGTCCGGCCGGAGAGTCGTCGTGGCCGCGAGCACGCCCTGCCCGGGGCCGTCCATCGCGAACACCGCCAGGCCCCTGGCCAGCAGCGCGGACGCCACATCGAGGAACTCCTCCTTGGCCGAGTCCAGTCCGGGGGCAAGGATCACTGTGCCGGGGGCGTCGGAGGGGCCACGCAGCCAGCCGGTGAACCCCTCGCCGCTCACCCGCCGCGCATCGGGCTCCACCAGGGCCAGGGCTCGGCTCAGTGCGTGATCGGCCTCGGCAGCGGCGCGCTGGGCCTCCGCACCCGGCGCGAGCGTGGCGAGATGGAACCACCGGGCCGCCATCAGCAGATGCTCGCCCGCCGAGAGGGAGGATCGCGCCTTCTCCGCGCGCTCCACGTGGGCGTGTCCGGTACGCAGGAAGGACGGCCCCCAGTCGGCGACCGAGGTGAGGCCGTCGGTGACACGACGGTATTCGTGGGGGTCGACTCCCGCGCCCGTGGCGCGTGTCCACTGGGCGGCGGCGAAGCCGGCGGCGTTCATCGTTCGTCTCCCGTCGTCAGGACGGCCTTGCCGCGTATCCGGCGCTCTCGCAGGTCGACCAGTGTGTCGGCGGTCCGCGTCCAGTCGTCGATCCGGCCGATCTCCGGGTGCAGCCGCCCTTGTTCCACGAGGCGCACCAGTGCCGCGAGGTCGGGGCCGTAAGGTGCGCCGGCGTAGTGGAAGTGCTGGATGGTGACGCGTTCGGGGCCGGACAGAAGGTCGAAGAAGTCGAGGGTCACCGGGATGCGGCCGGCCTGACCGAACCAGACGAGCGTGCCGCCCGCGCGCACCTTCGACAGTGCCACCGACAGGTCCGGGCCGCCCGTGGACTCCAGCACGACGTCGAACGGTGCTTGCGCCGCCGCGACCTCGTGGACCAACTGCGCCCCCCGCTCGGCGAGGCGCGCACCGCGCGCCGGCGTGGCCGTCACCGCGGTCACCTCGGCTCCGGCCCCTACGGCCAGCTCGCTGAAGTAGTGGCCGACCCCTCCCGAGGCACCGGTCAGCAGCACCCGCCGGCCGGCCAGGGACCCGGCTGTCCGCAGCAGCCGCAGAGCGGTGATACCGGCCAGGGGCAAGGCCGCCGCGCGTACGCTGTCGATGCTGTCCGGGAGCACCGCGAGGGAGTGCGTGGGCACGGCCGCGTACTCGGCCCAGCCGCCCTGCGCCGGATGGCCGACCACGCGGGTGCCGACACCGGGGCCTGAGCGATCGGCCGCGGCCTGTACCACGAGGCCTGCGATGTCCTTGCCGGGCAGCAGACCTGGCCGAGGCTGTTCGAGGAGGAACGTCTCGCCCCGGTTCGGCGCGAACGCCTCCACCTTGATCAGTACCTCATCGGGCTCCGGGACGGGTTGGGGGACCTCGGCAAAAGCGACCGGACACGCCCCGTCCCCCGTGGGAATCAGTCTTCGCATGCCGAGGATGCAACCCCTGCGAATGCCCCGCGGTCCAACAACGACCGAACGAGATCGACAACTTTCGGTTGTCGCCTAGGGTGAGGGGCCATGGATCTCGACCTGGCGCAGGTACGTGCCTTCGTGCACACCGCCGAGGAACTGCACTTCGGGCGGGCGGCAAAGGCGCTCGCCATCTCCCAGCAGGCGTTGTCCAAGAGGATCGCGCGACTGGAATCCCTGCTCGCCACCGAGCTCTTCCACCGCGACGGCACCGCGGTACGCCTCACCGAGAGCGGACAGCGTTTCCTCCTGCCGGCCAGGCACACCCTGGCCGCCGCCGACGCCGCGGTCGCGGCGGCGGTCGGAGAGCGACGCCCACTGCGCGTGGACGTCTGGGGGCACCTGTACGCACCGATGCGGACGCTGGCCCAGGTCGCCCAAGACGCCGGGGAGTTGACGATGGGGCACGGGCGTGACCTGCCGTCGGTGACGGCGTCCTTGCTCAACGGCGACATCGACGCCGCCTTCGGTCGGGTTCACCCTCCGTTGCACACCGGGCTGACCCACCGCCTCGTCCGCCTCGAGCCGGTGGACGCCGTACTGAGCGCGGACCATCCCCTCGCGGCCGAGCCGGCCCTGCGACCGGACCAACTGCGCGGCAGCGTGCTGTGGGCACCCGGCGCACTGGACCGGCTCGACTTTCTCCACCAGTTCGCCGACCGGTTCGGCATCCGCGACCGAGCCGCGAGCGTCAACCTGGGCCTCGCCCATTTCCTCGCCGAGGTGGCCGGAGATCCGCGCCGCTTCTCGCTGCTGCCCGCCGACGTGCCCCTGCCGGACCTCCCCCGGCTGCGCTCCATCCCCCTGGTCGACCCCACGCCGCTGTACGCCTGGTCGCTGCTGTGGCGCACAAGCAACCGGCAGCCGGGACTCCACAGCCTCACCGCCGCCTGCGCTGCACAAGCGGGCCGGCTTCGATGGCTGGAGTACGACCCGGCGCGCGACTGGCTGCCCGAACCGCCCCCGAACGCACTTCGCGACACCCGACGTCGAGCGGTACCATCCGACCGCGCCGCCGACAGCGGGTTCGACCTGGGCTCACCCCTGCGAGAACTGCCATAGACATCGGCTCCCTGGCCGCGGCAGGGGACGGCCCGCTGCCCGTGGACCACCGTCCGGTGCTCTTCACCGCCGCACCCGTGCCGGTGCACTACCTACAGCCCGCCCCGCGGACCCTGGTGCCGGACCCGCAGGCGAGCGGGGTCGATGCGTGGGCCGACGCCGTGCTCGACGTCATCGTCCGCCGGCGGACCGGGCAGGGCCCGGCCGCACACCAGGTGTGGCTGCCACCCCTGCACAACCCTCCATCCCCGCGCGCCTTGCTCCCCGGACTCGCCACGGAGCAGGACCGAAGCCTGATCAAGCCCGGCTACGAGGGGCGCGCCGACCGCCTCATCGCCCCGCTCGCGTCGCCGACACGCCCTTCGAGAAGCGGCGCGACACGCTGTACCGGGACTTCTCCGGTGCCGCCGCAACACGCGGATCGTCAGCGGGCCCGCAGGCAGGCAAGTCGGCCTTCTCCGGAGGACCGTCTCCCCCTTCGCACTGCCCCGTACGCCCGGCCGCGTATGCACAGAAGCCTGCCTTCTCCCGTGTGTTGGACCTCGCGGCCTGGCGGGTCACCGCGACCCTGGAGGCCGACGTTGGTGAGCGGCCGCCCGTCGGCCGCGGTCTCCCGGCCAGGACGCGCACGGCCGCGTCTTCGTCCCGAGGTGGCCTGAGTGGATATCCGCGGGCGGCCCGGGCCGTGAGGCGAGGGGTCCGGGCCGCGCGTGGCTCTCAGCCGGTCACCAGGTCACCGGCAACTCGACCGGACCGCGGATGAGGACATCCGTCTGCCAGGGCACCTGCCCGGCAGGGACCGCCAGTGTGAGCTCCGGCAGACGCGTGACGAGGGTGGTCAGCAGCAGCTCCGCCTCCATCCGGGCCAGCAGCGGTGCGACGCAGTGGTGGGGGCCGTGTCCGAAGGCCAGATGTGCGGGTCCCTGACGGTCGAAGTCGATCCGCTCAGGGTGCGGATAGCAGCGGTCGTCCCAGTTGGCCGCGGTGTAGGAGACCTGGACGACCTCTCCCTCCCGGATGAGCACACCCCCCACCTCCACGTCCTGGGTGGCGATGCGCGGCTGGCCCACGCCGTGCTTGTGCGGAATCCACCGGAGCAGTTCCTCGACCGCCCGCGGCGTGATCTGCGGTTGCGCCCGCAGTCGCTGGACGAGACCGTCATGGGTGAGCAGGGCGTACATCATGTTCGCGGTGTTGTTGCGCACGGCATGCCAGCCGTTGAGCGCGATGAGCGTAGCCAGGGCGAGCATCTCCTCCTCGTCGATGCGGCCCTCGCCGACAGCGGCGGCCAGGTGGGTCATCAGGTCGCGGCGCGGCTCGCGGCAGCGCCGTGCCGCCAGCCGCAGGAAGTAGCCGCGGGCCGTCTCCTTCACCTGCCCGGCCCGCTCGGCCGCCGCGTCGTCGCGGGCCCGCGTCAGCAGCGTCTGCGCCCACTGCTGGACGAGGGGCCGGTCCTCCTCGGGGATGCCGACCAGCTCACCGAGCACAGCCATCGGAAACGGCGAGGTGACATGGCGTACGAGGTCCGCGGGCGGCCCCGCCTCCAGCAGGCCGTCCACCAGCCCGTCCAGGATCTGCCGGGCGCGCGGGCGCAGCGCCTCCACTGCGTTGCGCCCGAAGGCCGGGGTGACCACCGAGCGAACCCGGGCATGGTCGGGCGGGTCGACGAAGCTCACCGCCCGGTCCAACGGGATCAGGTGCTTGGTCATCCTCGGCGTCGGGCGACCCACGATGTCCCGGGTGAAGCGGGGGTCAGAGGTGACGAACCGGACGTCCTCGTGGCGGGTCACCAGCCAGCACTCGCCCTCCCCGTAGGGCAGGCGAATGCGGCGTACCGGCGCCGTTCGGACCGACTCCCGCAGGAACGGGTCGAAGTCCAGGCCGGGCAGATCCTCCACCTCGTACAGCCGAGCCCGATCATCGCCGGGCCTCTCGGCAGCCGCTGCCGGTTGCCGGTCCGGGAGAGGGGGGTGTCGTTCCGTGTGCTGTCCGGTCGTCATACCGGGTCCCTGTCGTCCCTGGCCCCTGTCTGTGCAGGCATGCGGTGCCTGAGGGGGGTGAGTTGCTCGATGTCGTAGCGGGCGCGCAGTGCGGCGATCGCCGTGTGATCGGGCGGTCCGCCCGCGGAGAGGATGTCCAGCAGCTCGTCGAAGTAGCGTTCGTGATCGGGGGGCGGTGCGGCCTGAAAGAACATCTTCGCCGGTCTGTCGGTGGGGTTGGCGAAGGCGTGCGGGCACCCTGGCGGTACGACGATGACGGTGCCGGAGGTGGCCCGTACCGCCCGCCGGCCCGCGACCGACTCCCATTGCCGCCAGTCGTCGGAGGTCCGGGCACGTGGTTCGAAGGCGAGCACGTCGAGTTCGCCTTCAAGGACGTAGAAGAGTTCCTCGCTGCGGGCGTGGACATGCGCGCCGACGTCGAAGCCGGGCGGTACGACGACTTCGAAACTCGACGCGTAACGCGAGTGGGTGCCGGTCACCTTGAACGTGACCTGCTGCGCGGCGGTACGCACCGTACGGCCCTCGCCGGGCGGAACGACCAGGCCTGAGCGCGGAGCGGGCAGGGTCATCGGGCCTCCTGCAGTGCTCGTGCCGCCGGAACGACCGCCCCGGCCCGGCGCGTCGTGGCGGTGTGGTGGTGGCTGCCTGCCCGGGTCCAGGTGCCGAGGGACATTTCCGCGGTGATGCCGGGGCCGAAACCGGCGAGCAGTCCGCGGGCCCCTTCGGGCGGGCCGCCGGCATCGAACAGGCGGCGCAGCGCGTCGAGGACGACGACGCTGGCGACGTTGCCGTATTCGGTGAGGGTGGCGCGGCTGAAGCGGAACGCCTCCGCCGGCACGCCGAGGAAGCGGCTGAGATCGTCGAGGATGCGGGGGCCGCCGGCGTGGACGATGTAGAAGTCGAGGTCTCCGGCGTCCCAACCATGGGTGTCGGCGAGTTGGCGCAGGGCGGGAGCGAGGGGTTCCATCGTGCCGGGTACGCGCTTGTCGAGCAGGAAGTGGAAGCCGGTGGCGCGCACGTCGTAGGCGATCCAGTCCTCGGTGTGCGGGATGAGGTGGGAGGCGTTGCGCTCCAGCCGGATACCGGTACCGCCGCTGCCGCGCACGACGGCGGCGGCGACGCCGTCCCCGAACAGGCCGTTGGACAGCAGCGAACCGACGCCGAGGTCGGTCGGCTGGTAGCACAGCGAGCAGAACTCGCAGGCCACGATCAGCGCGTTGGCGTCGGGGTAGGCGGTGCAGAAGTCATGCGCCCGGTTGATCGCCGCGCCGCCGGCCGCGCAGCCCAGCTGGGCGATCGGCAGCTGGCGCGTGCTCGGGGCGAACTCCATCGCGTTGATCAGCCATGCGGTCAGAGACGGCATCATGAAGCCGGTGCACGACACGTAGACGATCAGGTCGATGTCGGCGGGGCGCAACTGCGCGTCCTGCAGCGCTCGCCGTACGACCGCCGGAACGCGGGCCTTGGCCTCGGCCGTGTACAGCCTGTTCCGCTCCTCGAAGCCGGGATGTCTCAGCGTCTCCTCGATCGTCTGTACCAGGTGCCGGGTACGCACCCCGGTGTTCTCCATCAGGCGTAAGGCGAGCGGGAGTTGAGGATGGCCGGCGTGGCGGTCGCGGGCCAGCGCCAGTGTCTCCTCCATCGTGATCACGTGCTCAGGGACGGAGACGGCGGGTCTGCACAGGGTGGTCATGAACTGCTCTCTTCGAACCGGGATCCCCGGCGGCGGTCCGCCCCCGGGTGCATGGGGCCGTACGCCTACGGCCTGCTTGCAGCGATGAGTGATCGGAAGTCGGCCGGAAGCGAGGGCGTCCGGCTGCACGAGCGCGATAACGACGCTGGTGGTGCCCCCGCTCCCTGGTGATCCCTCTCATCGTGACCCGACCACTCAACAGCCCTGGGCAGCCCGCCGGAGGGCGATGCGTGATCATCGCCCGGACGAGTGACGAGCCTGTTCGACGCGGAATCCCGCGCCCTGGCTGACGTGCCCCGCGGGTCGAGAAGCGGAGGTGACCTGGAGGCCGCACGCATGCGCATGGCGCTGTCGATCGCCGCCCGGCCGGCGCGCCCCAATCGGGACCTCCCCGCGGGTTTCGCAGCCGTTGCGGCAGACGCCGAGAGGGCCCCTGCGGCAACCTGCCCGACCGGAACTGACTGCCGACCGTGCCGAGTTCGTTCTTGACGCGCGTGCACTGGATAGGAAGTAGCTGTGGTTTTGTCTGACGGAATCCGACACCACTTGTCATTCAGGGGCGAGAAACAAGTTCTTCACGGGATGCGGCTGCCATGGCGCCACCGAAGTCCGAGGGTGACGTGCACGCTGCGCTCCGCCGTACTGCCCCAACAAAGATGTCGTACCGGGCGGACCTTGAGCGCACCAGGGCGGCGGCCCGATCACACGGCGCCGCAGGCTGACGTTGCTGGCCTTTACCGACAGCAACCGAGACGCATCGGGATGGCATGTCGGATGGTCTGTCAAACGGCTCCTGCGGAGCTTCAGCCTGTCAGCCGAGCCTTCCAGATCTCTTCGCTGGGCCATTGCCGAGCCCAGTCGGCGGAGACTTCTGCGTAGTCCTGGAGCGCAGACTCGGGTGCTTGAATCTCAATCAGGTCTTCGACGACGAAGCCGCAGGACCGCAGCAGACGGAGCATCTCTCCATGCGGCAGGATGAACTGCACGTGATTTCCCCAGTCCAGCCGGGTCAGGCCAAATTGCCTGCGGGCCAAGGTGGTGGATGCCGGCCCCTCGGGCGGTACGCACAGTGCGAACAGCGGCGAGTAGCGCATGAAAACCAGCTGGCCTCCAGCAACGAGAAGCCGGGCAGCCTCCGGGATCCACTCGTAGGGGTCGCACCACAACGAGGCACCGTACTCACTGATCGCCAGGCTGAACGTGCTGTCGTCGTAGGGCACCTTCTCAGCCGCGCCCAGAACAAGGGGGAACTCGATGCCGAACTCTGCCTGCATCGCGCGAGCGGTGGTGAGCTGCTTCTCCGAGAGGTCGATCCCGACAGGGTGAGCCCCTGCTCTGGCCAGCCAGGCAGAAACGTAGGCAGTGCCGCAGCCCAGCTCAATGGTGGGCATCCCGGCGATGCCGTCGGGGAGCACGGAGACCTGCGACTCGGGAGTTGCCCACAATCCCCAGCGCGGTTCCAGCTGCGACCAGTGATCGCGGGCGAGCGGCCCGTGCCACGCCGCCGCCTCGTCATCCCAATAGCGTCGGTTCTGCTCCAGATGGTGCGCAGGGCCGTCATGAGTCATGGAGGCAGTGGATCGAAGAAGCTGCCGTCCTGGCAACGGATTTACCACGTCAACAGTCGCCGTCGAGAACACTCGGCCGGAACGACGATGAGGTCGCTCAAGGTCGCGATCAAGAACCCGCAAGGAAGGAGAAACGCACCTTCCGTTGCGGATTATCCCTGTTCGTGTCCGCCAAACTCCGTCAAGGCAACAGTCAAGGTACCCGAGCGCGGAATCTCCACCGGATACATTTCGCGGTCTTTCGGGCGGGTGCCGGGGCCCTCAGTATCCGCCCGCATCGTGCGAGCCGTGGCGAGCTGCTTCTGCGACAGGTCGATCCCGGTCGGGTGGGCTCCTGCTCCGGCCGGCCAAGCGGAAACGTAGGAACTTGCCGCTCGGTCCGTGGATGCTGGACGGCCTTCCCGGCCCGACACGTGCCCACGGGGAGCCATGGACCGTCCTAAAATGGAATAAATTATCCATCGATGATCGAGGGCAACGTGTCGGCCAACGGTGTGGCATCGAACTTCTACCCGTTCGGCGCCGCAAGTGTCGGCGAGGCGCCCGAGCGCGACGACGCGCTGGTCAGTGCCATCGTCGGTGCCGTGGAGCTGGCCGGAGCGCATACCGGAAGCGTGTTTCTGCTCTCCGGCGACCACCGCTCGCTCGTAGTAGCCGCGTCGTGCGGGTCGCCACCCTCCCTGCTCAGCGGGTGGCGTCGGATCCCGGTGAACAGCGGTCTGCCGGTGGCGGAGGCGTACCGCTCCGGGCGCATGGTCCATCTGGCCGGCGCGGAGGAGACGATGCGGCGCTTCCCGCAGCTCTCGGTCGCCCTGCCCTACCCGTTCGGCTCTGCGTCGGTCCCCGTACGGGCGGGCGAGCGGACCTTCGGCACCATGGCCGTGGTGTGGACGGCCAGGCCGGACGGGACAGGGTTGTCGAGGGCGCAGCGCCGGAAGCTGCGCTCCGCCGCCGACCGGCTGGGCACCACCCTCGCCGGACTGCGGGCCCGCGGCGCGCTCGGTGAGTACGACGAGCGAACGGCTCCGGTAGTGGTCCCGCTGCCATCCGCTCCGGTGATCCGGGTGGGTCTGTTCGACTGGAATCTCGAGACCGGAGCCCTCACTGCCGACGACGAGCTGTGCGCGATCTTCGGAATGCCGCCCCGCGAGTTCGACGGACGGGCGGCCACCCTGGCGGCCATGATCGAGCCCGCGGATCTGCCCGGCTTCCGGTCCGCCGCCCGTGCCGCGGTCCAGGAACGCCACGTACTGGCACACTGCCTGCGCATCCGGGACGGCCGCGGAGGCCACCACACCGTCGAGCTGTGGGGCCGGGTGCCCGAGAGCCCTGACGACCTGGAGGCCTCGGCCCATCTGGTCGGCGCCGTACTCGACTCCGGGAGCCGCATGGCCGCCGTGGCGGCGATCGAGCGGCTCGCGGACGGCTTCTTCGCGCTCTCGCCCGACGGACGCCTCGCCTACGCCAACCACAGCCTGGAGAATCTGCTGCGGGTCCGCCAGGACGAACTGCTCGGCCGACGCCCCTGGGACGTCCTGCCCTGGCTGGCCGATCCCGTGTACGAGGACCGCTACCGGGCCGCCCTGGTCTCCCAGCAACCGGTCTCCTTCCTGGTCCGCCGCCCACCGGACAACTGGCTGGTCTTCTCCCTCCACCCGGGCGCTCAGGGCATGACGGGGTGGGCGGCACCGGCACGACAGCCCGTACCGGCCGACACCGGACCCGGTGCAACCACCCTCACGGCAGGGGGGCCGCCCGCCTCCTGGTCACCTCCGCCCGCGGCCCCGCGCGTGGGTTCCCTCTACCGGGTGCTCACGCTGGGCAGCGCGCTCACCGAGGCGGTCACCGCGCACGAGGTGTTCGAGGCCGTCGCCGAGCAGCTGCTGCCCGCTTTCGGCGGTCAGAAGCTGGCGATCGCCGTGGTGGAGGAGCGGCGCCTGCGCCTGCTCGATCAGCGCGGCTACTCGAAGCGCTTTCTCGCCCGGTTCGAAGGCACCCCGCTGCATGCCCGGCTGCCCGTGACGGACGCGCTGACCTCCGGGGCCCCGCTGTTCGTCGAGTCCCGTGAGGAGCTTCTCGAGACCTACCCCGGGATCATCGTCAGTCCATCCAACTCCTGGGCGTTCCTGCCCTTGATCGCCTCGAACCGCCCGGTCGGCGTCTGCCTGCTCGGCTTCGACGACGTCCACCGATTTCCCGACGAGGAGCGCGGAGTCCTCACCGCGCTGGGCGGCCTCATCGCCCAGGCCCTGGAACGCGCCAGGCTCTA of the Streptomyces sp. T12 genome contains:
- a CDS encoding SpoIIE family protein phosphatase, translated to MIEGNVSANGVASNFYPFGAASVGEAPERDDALVSAIVGAVELAGAHTGSVFLLSGDHRSLVVAASCGSPPSLLSGWRRIPVNSGLPVAEAYRSGRMVHLAGAEETMRRFPQLSVALPYPFGSASVPVRAGERTFGTMAVVWTARPDGTGLSRAQRRKLRSAADRLGTTLAGLRARGALGEYDERTAPVVVPLPSAPVIRVGLFDWNLETGALTADDELCAIFGMPPREFDGRAATLAAMIEPADLPGFRSAARAAVQERHVLAHCLRIRDGRGGHHTVELWGRVPESPDDLEASAHLVGAVLDSGSRMAAVAAIERLADGFFALSPDGRLAYANHSLENLLRVRQDELLGRRPWDVLPWLADPVYEDRYRAALVSQQPVSFLVRRPPDNWLVFSLHPGAQGMTGWAAPARQPVPADTGPGATTLTAGGPPASWSPPPAAPRVGSLYRVLTLGSALTEAVTAHEVFEAVAEQLLPAFGGQKLAIAVVEERRLRLLDQRGYSKRFLARFEGTPLHARLPVTDALTSGAPLFVESREELLETYPGIIVSPSNSWAFLPLIASNRPVGVCLLGFDDVHRFPDEERGVLTALGGLIAQALERARLYDAEFALARGLQNALLPHGLPTLPGLDVTGRYLPGTRGMDIGGDWYDVIPTGDEVALIVGDVEGHNVAAAAAMGQLRSAVRAFATAGHRPSDVVANTNRLHMDLDPALLASCCYARLHPRSGVVRIVRAGHPPPLLRLPDGQAEVLDVPGGPLLGIDTAAHFPESEVRLVPGSVLALYTDGLIERRDSDIDSDVDRLRASLARMGGGRLEDLADALLRDARRSADRADDIALLLTEYAPPPQTAT